The Campylobacter concisus sequence CAGGATATTGATTGACCTTAAGTGGAAATACGGCATTAAAGCTGCCTTTGTAGGCAAATTCTTTCTTTGCTTTTGCAAAGCTTGCGTGGATCTGCTCGATCTGCTTTTGGATAAGATGCGGAAAGCGAAGCAGCAGTGGCCCTCTGTAGCCGTCATCTCTTATCTCTTTTACGATGTCAATGATCGCTGGTTTGCTGGCTGCATTTATACAGACTTTGCCATCTTCTATAACAAAATTTGAATTGCCCCAAATGCTAAGTCCAAAATCATTCATCCCAGCTCCTTTTCAAGCTCATCTAAATTTATCGTTTTTTCGTCTTTGGTCTCTAAATTTTTATACCAAATTTTATTCTCTTTCATCTCGTTTTCGCCCACACAAAGGAAAATTTTCGCCTTTTTTGAGTCGGCATTTTGCAGATGTTTTTGAAGCTTTTTAGCTTCATAAGAAATTTCAACCTGATATTTTTTGCGAAGCTTTGAGCCAAGCGCATAGACAAAGTCTAAATTCGTCGCATCAAGCGCGCAAAGATAAACTCCAGCTCGCTCATCCTCAGCTTCACCTAAAATTTCCATTATCCTCTCAACGCCCATCGCAAATCCAACGCCATAACTTGCTCTACCGCCAAGGTACTCTACGAGCCTGTCGTATCTGCCGCCACCTGCGACTGCACTTTGTGAGCCGATCTCATTGCTAATAAACTCAAACGCCGTCTTGCAGTAGTAGTCTAGCCCACGAACGAGCTTGGTATCTATCTCAAATTTAACGCCATTTGCCGTTAAAATTTCTTGCAGTTTTTCAAAGTCAGCCTGCGCCTCATCGCTTAAGCTATCAGTGATAACTGGGGCATTTTTGTAAATTTCTTGGCAGCTTTCTATCTTACAGTCAAGCACGCGGATAGGGTTTAAGAGCTTGCGTCTTTTGCAATCTTCGCAAATTTTATCGTCATTTTCATCTAGAAATTTGACAAGCTTTGCTTTGTAAGACTTCATCGAGCTCTCGTCGCCAAGCGAGTTAATCTTTAGGGTTGTTTTTATATTTAGCCTATTAAAAATTTCGCTCACCATCAAGATAATGCTCGCATCCTCATAGACGCTGCCCTCGCCAAAGCACTCACAGCCAAAC is a genomic window containing:
- the hisS gene encoding histidine--tRNA ligase, which translates into the protein MITALRGMKDMLPARAKLYAQIIKTCEEVAKNYGYEQILTPHLEETALFKRSVGESSDIVGKEMYQFEDKGGNDVCLRPEGTAGVVRAFIEAKLDRANVTKRCFYHGSMFRYERPQKGRLREFHQFGCECFGEGSVYEDASIILMVSEIFNRLNIKTTLKINSLGDESSMKSYKAKLVKFLDENDDKICEDCKRRKLLNPIRVLDCKIESCQEIYKNAPVITDSLSDEAQADFEKLQEILTANGVKFEIDTKLVRGLDYYCKTAFEFISNEIGSQSAVAGGGRYDRLVEYLGGRASYGVGFAMGVERIMEILGEAEDERAGVYLCALDATNLDFVYALGSKLRKKYQVEISYEAKKLQKHLQNADSKKAKIFLCVGENEMKENKIWYKNLETKDEKTINLDELEKELG